One segment of Curtobacterium poinsettiae DNA contains the following:
- a CDS encoding acetylxylan esterase, producing the protein MPLTDLPLDALRAHRSDVRRPADFDAFWADTIVAARTAGEGVETTLVPAETPVTGLVVEDLTFPGFAGDPVRAWVNRPVSDDPGALPVVVEFLGYGGGRGRPGERVHWALAGYVHVVMDTRGQGSGWAGGDTPDPHGSAPHASGWMTNGIGSPADHYYRRVYTDAVRLVEAVRTLPGVDPERIALTGGSQGGGITIAAASLVEAHVGPVAAVLPDVAFLADWRNGTDVAVGGPYLELAQYLAVHRDAADTVWATAAYLDGVNHAAGITAPALFSVALMDDVVPPRTTFAAFNALGSTDREIVVYPYNGHEGGGFRHWERQAAFLADRLR; encoded by the coding sequence ATGCCACTGACCGACCTGCCCCTCGACGCGCTCCGCGCCCACCGCTCGGACGTCCGTCGTCCCGCCGACTTCGACGCCTTCTGGGCGGACACGATCGTCGCCGCCCGAACCGCGGGCGAGGGGGTCGAGACGACCCTCGTGCCGGCCGAGACCCCGGTGACCGGTCTCGTCGTCGAGGACCTGACGTTCCCCGGGTTCGCCGGCGATCCGGTGCGCGCCTGGGTCAACCGTCCGGTGTCGGACGACCCGGGCGCACTACCGGTCGTCGTCGAGTTCCTCGGCTACGGCGGCGGCCGTGGTCGCCCGGGCGAGCGCGTGCACTGGGCCCTCGCCGGGTACGTGCACGTCGTGATGGACACCCGCGGCCAGGGCTCCGGGTGGGCCGGCGGCGACACCCCGGACCCGCACGGCTCCGCACCGCACGCCAGCGGCTGGATGACGAACGGCATCGGCTCGCCCGCCGACCACTACTACCGCCGCGTCTACACCGACGCCGTGCGGCTCGTCGAGGCGGTGCGCACGCTGCCAGGGGTCGACCCGGAGCGCATCGCCCTGACCGGCGGCAGCCAGGGCGGCGGCATCACGATCGCCGCGGCGTCCCTGGTCGAGGCGCACGTCGGACCGGTCGCGGCGGTGCTGCCCGACGTGGCGTTCCTGGCCGACTGGCGGAACGGCACCGACGTCGCGGTGGGTGGGCCGTACCTGGAGCTCGCGCAGTACCTCGCCGTCCACCGCGACGCTGCCGACACCGTCTGGGCCACCGCCGCCTACCTGGACGGGGTGAACCACGCCGCCGGCATCACCGCTCCCGCGCTGTTCTCGGTCGCGCTGATGGACGACGTCGTACCGCCACGCACGACCTTCGCCGCGTTCAACGCCCTCGGCTCCACCGACCGCGAGATCGTCGTGTACCCGTACAACGGGCACGAGGGTGGCGGGTTCCGGCACTGGGAGCGTCAGGCGGCGTTCCTGGCCGACCGCTTGCGCTGA
- the xylB gene encoding xylulokinase translates to MVAGVDSSTQSCKVTIRDAATGAVVREGRASHPDGTSVDPRHWWDALGAAIADAGGLDDVGAVAIAGQQHGMVALDADGRVVRDALLWNDVRSADAAAQMVEELGREAWVARTGLVPVASFTGTKLRWLRDAEPENAARIAAVALPHDWLSWRLRGHGPADESPLGPDLDALATDASDASGTGYWDPVRREYDPELFELALGRPMRPASTGDDDAVVVPRVVAPDEAMGTLSTDVELPGGAVARSGLVVGAGLGDNAGAALGLGLGPGDVAVSLGTSGTVFGVSDAEVRDPSGTVAGFADGTGSRLPIVTTLNAARVLEVIGGLLGVDHDALGELALQAPAGADGLVLVPYFVGERTPNRPDATASLLGMTPATTDRAHLARAAVEGMLCALADGLAAVQGTGVTVERLLLIGGAARNPAVRTVAAQVFGRDVLVPEPGEYVAAGAAKQAAWALTGALPTWDTATTTVPSDPHPEVLEQYRAAAR, encoded by the coding sequence CTGGTCGCCGGGGTCGACTCGTCGACCCAGTCCTGCAAGGTCACCATCCGTGACGCCGCGACCGGTGCGGTCGTCCGTGAGGGACGCGCGTCCCACCCGGACGGCACCTCGGTCGACCCTCGCCACTGGTGGGACGCCCTCGGTGCCGCCATCGCCGACGCCGGCGGCCTCGACGACGTCGGTGCCGTCGCCATCGCCGGGCAGCAGCACGGCATGGTGGCGCTCGACGCCGACGGCCGCGTGGTCCGCGACGCGCTGCTGTGGAACGACGTCCGCAGTGCGGATGCGGCCGCGCAGATGGTCGAGGAGCTCGGCCGGGAGGCTTGGGTCGCCCGGACGGGGCTGGTGCCCGTGGCGTCGTTCACCGGCACCAAGCTGCGGTGGCTCCGCGACGCGGAGCCCGAGAACGCCGCCCGCATCGCGGCCGTGGCGCTGCCCCACGACTGGCTGTCGTGGCGGCTCCGCGGCCACGGCCCGGCGGACGAGAGCCCGCTCGGCCCCGACCTCGACGCCCTGGCGACGGACGCGTCCGACGCCAGCGGCACGGGGTACTGGGACCCGGTGCGCCGCGAGTACGACCCGGAGCTGTTCGAGCTCGCGCTCGGACGGCCGATGCGTCCGGCGTCGACGGGCGACGACGACGCCGTGGTCGTGCCCCGCGTGGTCGCTCCCGACGAGGCGATGGGCACCCTGTCCACCGACGTCGAGCTGCCCGGCGGCGCGGTCGCGCGGTCGGGCCTCGTCGTCGGCGCCGGACTCGGCGACAACGCGGGGGCAGCGCTCGGCCTGGGTCTCGGCCCGGGCGACGTCGCGGTGTCCCTCGGCACGAGCGGCACGGTCTTCGGGGTCAGCGACGCCGAGGTGCGCGACCCGAGCGGGACCGTGGCGGGCTTCGCCGACGGGACCGGGTCGCGCCTCCCGATCGTCACCACGCTCAACGCGGCCCGCGTGCTCGAGGTGATCGGCGGCCTGCTCGGCGTGGACCACGACGCGCTCGGCGAGCTGGCGCTGCAGGCGCCGGCCGGGGCCGACGGCCTCGTCCTGGTGCCGTACTTCGTCGGCGAGCGCACGCCCAACCGGCCGGACGCGACCGCATCGCTGCTCGGCATGACGCCGGCGACCACCGACCGGGCGCACCTGGCCCGGGCGGCCGTCGAGGGGATGCTCTGCGCCCTCGCCGACGGACTGGCCGCGGTGCAGGGCACCGGGGTGACCGTCGAGCGGCTGCTGCTCATCGGCGGCGCTGCTCGGAACCCGGCGGTCCGTACCGTCGCCGCGCAGGTGTTCGGCCGTGACGTCCTGGTGCCGGAGCCCGGCGAGTACGTCGCCGCGGGTGCTGCGAAGCAGGCCGCGTGGGCGCTCACCGGCGCACTGCCGACGTGGGACACCGCGACGACCACCGTGCCGTCCGACCCGCACCCCGAGGTGCTCGAGCAGTACCGCGCCGCGGCGCGCTGA